The following coding sequences lie in one Deltaproteobacteria bacterium genomic window:
- the treZ gene encoding malto-oligosyltrehalose trehalohydrolase: MKGKLWCLDRGATRSPEGSVHFSVWAPRVKRIAVQFLSPAWTVPMEEDADGVYTVTVKGITPGSRYFYLLDEARARPDPVSRFQPEGVHGPSEVVDPRAFVWTDQKWKGRSLKELILYELHVGAFTAAGTFATILPYLAYLQHELGITAIELMPVAEFPGRRNWGYDGTHLYAPHSAYGGPQGLKTLVNACHEIGLAVVLDVVYNHLGPEGNYLGEYGPYFTDRYKTPWGQAVNFDGEDNREARRYVIDNALYWVTEYHIDALRLDAIHGIFDASSPPILQELGAAVHAQAEAVGRTVLVIAESDLNDNRVITDRKDGGWGLDAQWSDDFHHSLHALLTEERSGYYQDFGQVADLATSITDGFVYQGQFSRFRSRSHGAPSRHLPGERFIVCSQNHDQVGNRAHGERLSSLVPFAACKLAAGVVLCAPNIPLLFMGEEYGETVPFLYFTSHTDSALAQAVREGRRREFARFAWGQEIPDPQDPRTFALSKLNHALRVQAPHYALLRFYRDLIALRKRSPALRHCNRECLTVKTLPEQKAVVVHRWQPTEENMLLFASFSAETVSLIPPLPPGHWQKVIDAAASEYGGIEREVLPLGMRGDVPRRIDLGPFSFAMYRRVVEVK, encoded by the coding sequence ATGAAGGGGAAACTCTGGTGCTTAGACAGAGGAGCCACGAGAAGTCCGGAGGGTTCGGTACACTTTAGCGTCTGGGCGCCACGCGTAAAGAGAATAGCCGTCCAGTTCCTCTCTCCGGCATGGACCGTGCCCATGGAAGAAGATGCCGACGGTGTGTACACCGTGACGGTCAAAGGGATCACACCTGGCAGCCGATACTTCTACCTGCTTGATGAGGCGCGGGCCCGGCCTGATCCGGTGTCTCGTTTTCAACCCGAAGGGGTGCATGGTCCCTCCGAGGTCGTCGATCCACGTGCGTTCGTCTGGACAGATCAGAAGTGGAAGGGTCGCTCGCTGAAAGAGCTGATCCTCTACGAACTCCATGTGGGTGCCTTCACCGCCGCCGGGACCTTCGCCACCATTCTCCCATATTTGGCGTACCTTCAGCACGAGTTGGGCATCACGGCCATTGAACTGATGCCAGTGGCGGAGTTTCCTGGCCGGAGAAATTGGGGGTATGACGGGACCCACCTATATGCTCCGCATTCGGCGTATGGCGGCCCGCAGGGTCTGAAAACCTTGGTCAACGCCTGCCACGAAATCGGGCTGGCCGTGGTGCTAGACGTTGTCTACAACCATCTTGGCCCTGAGGGAAATTACCTGGGCGAGTATGGTCCGTATTTCACGGATCGTTACAAAACCCCATGGGGGCAAGCGGTGAATTTTGACGGTGAAGACAATAGAGAGGCGCGCCGCTATGTTATCGACAATGCACTCTATTGGGTGACCGAATATCACATCGACGCCCTGCGTTTGGACGCCATCCACGGCATCTTCGACGCCAGCTCGCCGCCTATCTTGCAAGAGCTGGGCGCGGCGGTGCACGCACAAGCTGAGGCGGTAGGGCGGACTGTTCTGGTCATTGCCGAGAGTGACCTCAATGACAACCGCGTTATTACTGACCGCAAAGACGGGGGCTGGGGGCTTGACGCCCAATGGAGCGATGACTTTCATCATTCGCTGCATGCGCTCCTGACGGAAGAGCGGAGCGGCTACTATCAAGACTTTGGCCAGGTGGCGGATCTGGCGACTTCCATCACTGACGGTTTTGTCTATCAGGGGCAATTCTCGCGGTTCCGCTCGCGGTCACACGGTGCGCCCAGTCGTCACCTGCCGGGCGAGCGTTTCATAGTCTGCAGCCAGAATCACGATCAAGTAGGCAACCGAGCGCATGGTGAGCGCCTGAGCAGTCTCGTTCCTTTCGCAGCGTGCAAACTTGCCGCTGGTGTAGTCTTGTGCGCGCCAAATATTCCCCTGCTCTTTATGGGAGAGGAGTACGGTGAAACCGTGCCATTTCTCTACTTCACTAGTCATACCGATTCGGCCTTGGCGCAGGCGGTGCGGGAGGGGCGGCGGCGTGAGTTTGCGCGGTTCGCCTGGGGACAAGAAATTCCCGATCCCCAAGACCCACGCACCTTTGCCCTCTCGAAGCTGAATCATGCATTACGGGTGCAAGCGCCACACTACGCGCTACTGCGCTTCTACCGCGACCTCATCGCCTTACGGAAGCGCTCGCCGGCCTTACGTCACTGCAATAGAGAATGTCTTACAGTGAAAACATTACCAGAGCAGAAGGCGGTCGTTGTCCACCGTTGGCAGCCCACTGAGGAAAACATGTTACTCTTCGCCTCTTTCTCGGCTGAAACAGTGTCCCTTATTCCGCCACTGCCACCAGGACACTGGCAAAAAGTGATTGACGCCGCCGCAAGCGAATACGGTGGGATCGAGCGAGAGGTACTGCCGCTCGGGATGCGAGGAGACGTACCTCGCCGGATCGATCTTGGTCCCTTCAGTTTTGCCATGTATCGGCGCGTTGTGGAGGTGAAGTAA
- a CDS encoding OmpA family protein → MTVSHDNSFHCSWRWLCAVIVALQYHFGIATMANEDTRAEVFLQQAVPKESEKFVLRGVYFRRGTAEITHESLPILETAVELLQERPTVWIRIEGHTDWPGSTADNQRLSEQRAQAVEAYLVRHGIDASRLNTAGYGASRPLTDDRSAEDRAMNRRIVLKIVEEAEK, encoded by the coding sequence ATGACAGTGTCACACGATAATTCGTTTCATTGCAGTTGGCGTTGGCTTTGCGCTGTCATTGTTGCTCTCCAGTATCACTTTGGTATTGCTACGATGGCTAACGAGGACACACGTGCAGAAGTATTCCTGCAGCAAGCTGTGCCAAAAGAATCAGAGAAGTTTGTGTTGCGAGGGGTATACTTCCGTCGTGGAACTGCGGAAATCACGCACGAATCTCTACCTATCCTTGAGACCGCCGTCGAACTGTTACAAGAGCGCCCCACAGTATGGATACGGATTGAGGGACACACGGACTGGCCGGGCAGCACGGCAGATAACCAGCGGCTTTCAGAACAGCGGGCTCAGGCCGTGGAAGCGTATCTTGTTCGCCATGGAATTGACGCGTCGCGTCTCAACACCGCTGGCTACGGAGCGAGTCGTCCGCTCACCGATGATCGCAGCGCCGAAGATCGAGCCATGAACCGCCGGATTGTCCTTAAAATCGTTGAGGAAGCAGAGAAGTGA